The Candidatus Koribacter versatilis Ellin345 genome has a segment encoding these proteins:
- the rfbH gene encoding lipopolysaccharide biosynthesis protein RfbH produces MSRADELRQKIRALTADYYGEAFAAKPFVPGETPVQVAGRVFDAEEMESLVDSALDFWLTTGRFAEQFEREFAKFMSVRTATLVNSGSSANLVAVSALTSERLGDRRLKACDEVITVAAGFPTTVNPIIQAGLVPVFVDIQLGTYNIDPSQLEAARSDKTRAVMIAHTLGNPFDLDAVTAFVKKYDLWLIEDCCDAVGSTYRRQRVGSFGDLATTSFYPAHHITMGEGGAVLAEKPLLKTLIESFRDWGRDCWCAPGDANTCGKRFDWQLGELPHGYDHKYTYSHIGYNLKATDLQAAVGVAQLKKLPGFIEARKKNFAALHSGLADMQEVFALPEATAHSDPAWFGFPILLREDAPFERKELINYLDEKKIGTRLLFGGNLTRQPAYKDVPYRKVGSLANSDIVMNRLFWIGVFPGLTPAMLEYMIETLHAAPAAIAAKKTSATLPVR; encoded by the coding sequence GTGTCCCGCGCCGACGAACTCCGCCAGAAAATACGCGCGTTGACCGCCGACTATTACGGCGAGGCTTTCGCCGCGAAGCCGTTTGTTCCCGGCGAAACTCCGGTGCAGGTTGCTGGCCGCGTGTTCGATGCGGAGGAGATGGAATCGCTCGTGGATTCCGCGCTCGACTTCTGGCTCACCACCGGGCGCTTCGCCGAACAGTTCGAACGCGAGTTTGCCAAGTTCATGAGTGTGCGCACGGCGACATTGGTGAACTCGGGTTCCTCTGCAAATCTTGTCGCAGTGTCGGCGCTAACTTCCGAGCGGCTGGGAGATCGTCGTCTCAAGGCTTGCGATGAGGTCATTACCGTCGCCGCCGGATTCCCGACGACCGTTAATCCGATCATCCAGGCCGGGCTGGTGCCAGTGTTCGTTGACATTCAACTCGGCACCTACAATATCGACCCTTCGCAACTCGAAGCGGCACGATCCGACAAAACGCGCGCGGTGATGATCGCGCACACGCTGGGCAATCCTTTCGATCTCGATGCGGTGACGGCGTTCGTCAAGAAGTACGACTTATGGTTGATTGAAGACTGCTGTGATGCCGTGGGATCTACCTATCGCAGACAGCGCGTGGGGAGCTTTGGCGATCTCGCAACGACGAGCTTTTATCCGGCGCACCACATCACAATGGGCGAAGGCGGAGCGGTGCTGGCTGAGAAGCCGCTGCTCAAGACGCTGATTGAGTCCTTCCGCGACTGGGGCCGCGATTGCTGGTGCGCACCGGGTGACGCCAACACCTGCGGCAAACGCTTCGACTGGCAATTGGGCGAACTGCCCCACGGCTACGACCACAAATACACGTATTCGCACATTGGCTACAACCTGAAGGCGACCGATCTGCAAGCTGCAGTGGGTGTCGCGCAGTTGAAGAAGCTGCCTGGGTTCATCGAAGCGCGAAAGAAAAACTTTGCTGCGTTGCACAGCGGATTGGCCGATATGCAGGAAGTCTTCGCGCTGCCCGAAGCGACGGCTCATTCCGATCCCGCGTGGTTTGGATTTCCGATCCTGCTCCGCGAAGATGCGCCCTTCGAACGCAAAGAACTGATCAACTATCTTGATGAGAAGAAGATCGGGACGCGATTATTATTCGGAGGAAATCTTACGCGGCAGCCGGCTTATAAAGATGTTCCCTATCGCAAAGTCGGCTCGCTTGCCAACAGCGACATCGTGATGAATCGGCTGTTCTGGATCGGTGTTTTCCCTGGGCTGACTCCGGCGATGCTCGAGTACATGATCGAAACTCTTCACGCTGCGCCGGCTGCGATCGCCGCCAAGAAAACTTCCGCTACGCTTCCGGTGCGATAG
- a CDS encoding NAD-dependent epimerase/dehydratase family protein produces MANPLADDLDHILEHTEGLWEELRGNRIFLTGGTGFFGCWLLESFLWANERLHLGAAATVLTRDPASFRAKAAHLAENRAVTLPGGDVRSFAYPDGGFSHVIHAATDSAIVPSATEITSTIVEGTEHVLAFADHANCGKFLFTSSGAVYGMQPPEMSHMCEDSGGWPAPLHPSTPYGEAKRVAEAKCQAAQAADFETKIARCFAFVGPYMNLNVHFAIGNFLRDQMRGGPIIVKGDGRAVRSYLYASDLAIWLWTILFRGPSGRAYNVGSEDAISIGELARFIGSHVDPAVDVRIDGSPSSASGPRYVPSTERARGELALEQWVGLEEAVRKTRRWFVLTQPEGT; encoded by the coding sequence ATGGCGAACCCGCTCGCCGACGATCTGGATCACATCCTCGAACACACCGAGGGCTTGTGGGAAGAGCTCCGAGGGAACCGGATTTTCCTTACCGGCGGCACCGGCTTCTTTGGCTGCTGGCTGCTGGAAAGCTTTCTCTGGGCAAATGAACGGCTGCATCTCGGAGCCGCCGCCACTGTGCTCACGCGCGATCCGGCGTCCTTCCGCGCGAAAGCGGCGCATCTCGCGGAGAATCGGGCGGTCACGCTGCCTGGCGGCGATGTACGCAGCTTCGCTTATCCCGACGGCGGATTCTCGCATGTGATCCATGCGGCGACGGATTCGGCCATCGTGCCTAGCGCTACGGAGATCACAAGTACGATCGTCGAAGGCACCGAGCATGTTCTCGCCTTTGCTGACCATGCGAATTGCGGGAAGTTTCTCTTCACCAGTTCCGGCGCAGTCTATGGAATGCAGCCGCCGGAGATGAGCCACATGTGCGAGGACTCCGGCGGGTGGCCCGCTCCGCTGCATCCGAGTACGCCTTACGGTGAAGCCAAGCGGGTTGCCGAAGCGAAGTGTCAGGCGGCGCAGGCGGCGGATTTCGAGACGAAGATTGCACGGTGCTTCGCGTTTGTCGGGCCATACATGAATCTCAACGTGCACTTCGCGATCGGCAACTTCCTTCGCGACCAGATGCGCGGGGGGCCGATCATCGTGAAGGGCGACGGCAGGGCCGTGCGCTCGTATCTCTATGCTTCCGACCTTGCGATATGGCTGTGGACGATATTGTTTCGAGGGCCGTCGGGGCGAGCCTACAACGTGGGTTCGGAGGATGCGATCAGCATTGGTGAACTGGCACGGTTTATCGGATCGCATGTGGATCCGGCTGTGGACGTGAGGATCGATGGATCTCCGAGTTCTGCGTCTGGTCCACGATACGTGCCCTCGACGGAGAGGGCTCGCGGCGAACTGGCGTTGGAACAGTGGGTGGGTCTTGAAGAAGCGGTGCGCAAAACGCGTAGGTGGTTCGTTCTAACCCAACCGGAAGGGACGTAG
- a CDS encoding N-acetylneuraminate synthase family protein — MAANNGQQQHPAVRIGSKMVGKDQPCYVIAEIGINHNGDMDIAKRLISVAVGAGCDAVKFQKRTIDVVYTAAELAKPRENPFGATNGDLKRGLEFGLEEFKEIDRYCREVRMPWFASAWDEASVDFIAQFDVPCFKIASASLTDDNLLRHTRATGKPVMLSTGMSTVEQIDHAVDVLGKDNLILLQACSTYPAYYEELNLKAIHTLMDRYGVPVGYSGHETGLPASIAAAAMGACVLERHITLDRAMWGSDQAASLEPNGITQLVRYLRIVEKSMGDGVKRVLEREQPVIQKLRRVGGGQ; from the coding sequence ATGGCGGCGAACAACGGCCAGCAGCAGCATCCCGCAGTGCGTATCGGATCGAAGATGGTGGGCAAGGACCAGCCCTGCTACGTGATCGCCGAGATCGGGATTAATCACAACGGCGACATGGATATCGCAAAGCGACTGATTAGCGTAGCCGTCGGCGCGGGTTGCGATGCCGTCAAGTTCCAGAAGCGCACCATCGATGTGGTTTACACCGCGGCGGAACTGGCGAAGCCTCGGGAAAATCCGTTCGGCGCGACGAATGGCGACCTGAAGCGCGGGCTGGAATTCGGGCTGGAAGAATTCAAGGAGATCGATCGCTATTGTCGCGAAGTGCGGATGCCATGGTTCGCGTCGGCATGGGATGAGGCTTCTGTCGATTTCATCGCGCAGTTCGATGTGCCCTGCTTCAAGATCGCTTCCGCTTCGCTTACTGATGACAATCTTCTGCGCCACACGCGGGCGACGGGCAAGCCCGTTATGCTCTCGACGGGCATGAGTACGGTTGAGCAGATCGATCATGCGGTGGATGTGCTGGGAAAAGATAACCTCATCCTTTTGCAGGCTTGCAGCACCTATCCGGCTTATTACGAAGAACTGAACTTGAAGGCGATCCACACGCTGATGGATCGCTACGGCGTTCCGGTTGGATACTCCGGCCATGAGACCGGGCTTCCGGCGAGCATCGCCGCGGCTGCGATGGGCGCTTGCGTTCTGGAGCGGCACATCACGCTCGATCGCGCCATGTGGGGCTCGGACCAGGCGGCGTCGCTGGAGCCGAATGGAATTACACAACTGGTGCGATATCTGCGCATCGTTGAGAAGTCCATGGGAGATGGCGTGAAGCGCGTTTTGGAGCGCGAACAGCCGGTCATCCAGAAACTGCGCCGCGTTGGAGGCGGGCAGTGA
- a CDS encoding KdsC family phosphatase has translation MIEIKAIAMDVDGVLTDGGVWWGPNGEEWKRFCFADIMGLSLAHKAGMKLALISGEDSPLVDRMAAKFAGTAVFKPCKDKRTALEQFIQSNGLAPTNVCFIGDDINDLGALEIAGLPCAPADARPAVLAKCRLVANARGGNGAVREIIDRILAAQSAGG, from the coding sequence GTGATCGAGATCAAGGCCATCGCCATGGACGTGGATGGTGTTCTGACCGATGGGGGCGTCTGGTGGGGGCCGAACGGCGAGGAGTGGAAACGATTCTGCTTCGCCGACATCATGGGGCTCTCGCTTGCTCATAAAGCAGGCATGAAGCTGGCGCTGATTTCTGGTGAAGACAGTCCCCTGGTGGATCGCATGGCCGCGAAGTTCGCCGGGACTGCGGTCTTCAAACCGTGTAAAGACAAGCGCACCGCGCTGGAACAATTCATTCAGAGCAATGGCCTGGCGCCGACGAACGTGTGTTTTATCGGCGATGACATCAACGATCTCGGCGCACTCGAAATCGCCGGCTTGCCTTGCGCACCGGCCGATGCACGACCGGCAGTGCTGGCGAAATGCCGGCTCGTCGCAAATGCACGCGGTGGGAACGGTGCGGTACGCGAAATTATTGATCGAATTTTGGCAGCACAATCTGCGGGCGGATAA
- a CDS encoding thiamine pyrophosphate-binding protein yields the protein MSQPYVSETRNIASYAVDLVAALGSDTVFSLTGGMAMFMNRAVATHKRLKPVYCQHEQACVAAAEGYTKAADFRRAGFALITAGPGVSNSVTSLLSAYGDSAPVIVLAGQIKTDDIDRFGTRAHGIQEVPSQALITPCVKKFARVDPLNYRKQLVETLAEAFAGRPGPVFIEIPLDVQGAPIEYSVETIVADQAEIEKRIIASRDAQQSLARISDALGELLKAKRPLLYVGNGCRIAGVEEAARTLISRYDLPAVFSWLSFDILASQDKHWFGCPGGLAPIYSNEVLARADVILFLGARLDLGTTAFQRHAFGDQARRLFIDIDPAELAKFAGFPNTKCIEADLHALPIAVEQHATTNSAAGEGWLQWCIARRDQYLPEERERLQSTEMTVFGVAELLSRWSDGKVFVPASSGYAEETFSRFFAPGQGTRFFNGASLGSMGLGLAHSIGASFGSPRRVIGLEADGGLMLNVQELATLSHYAPKGHVLFVLNNGGYESIRASQSRYFGAVSGVDGETGLFIPDLAKIAEAFQLRYLRVDSLAALDELLPKLDPNDPPILVDLCVARFENRGPSVKTKIGEDGKPYTTPLAELSW from the coding sequence TTGTCCCAGCCATACGTAAGCGAAACCCGCAACATTGCAAGCTATGCCGTAGATCTGGTGGCCGCACTCGGCTCCGACACGGTCTTCAGCCTCACTGGCGGCATGGCCATGTTCATGAACCGCGCCGTTGCCACCCATAAACGCCTGAAGCCGGTGTACTGCCAGCACGAGCAAGCTTGCGTCGCTGCGGCTGAGGGCTACACCAAGGCCGCGGACTTTCGTCGCGCTGGCTTTGCCCTGATCACAGCTGGCCCTGGCGTCTCGAACTCTGTGACCTCCCTGCTTTCTGCCTACGGCGACTCTGCGCCGGTGATCGTTCTGGCCGGACAGATCAAAACCGACGACATTGATCGCTTCGGCACCCGCGCGCACGGAATTCAGGAAGTGCCCTCGCAGGCATTGATCACCCCATGTGTGAAGAAGTTCGCTCGCGTGGATCCGCTGAACTATCGAAAGCAACTCGTAGAAACGCTGGCGGAAGCATTCGCAGGACGCCCCGGCCCGGTCTTCATCGAGATTCCGCTGGATGTGCAAGGTGCACCGATCGAATACAGTGTCGAGACAATCGTCGCTGATCAAGCCGAGATAGAAAAACGAATTATCGCTTCGCGCGACGCACAACAGAGTCTGGCGCGAATCTCTGATGCACTCGGCGAACTTCTCAAGGCCAAGCGTCCGCTGCTCTATGTTGGAAATGGCTGCCGCATCGCGGGAGTAGAAGAAGCCGCCCGCACGCTGATTTCCCGCTACGATCTGCCCGCGGTTTTCTCCTGGCTCTCGTTCGATATCCTGGCCAGTCAAGATAAACACTGGTTTGGCTGCCCGGGCGGACTTGCGCCGATCTATTCCAACGAAGTGCTGGCGCGCGCCGACGTAATTCTCTTTCTCGGAGCGCGGCTTGATCTCGGCACTACCGCTTTCCAACGCCACGCTTTTGGGGACCAGGCCCGGCGCCTGTTCATCGACATAGATCCCGCCGAGTTGGCGAAGTTCGCAGGTTTCCCGAATACCAAGTGCATCGAAGCGGATCTGCATGCACTCCCAATCGCCGTCGAACAACACGCGACGACGAACAGCGCAGCCGGAGAAGGCTGGCTGCAATGGTGCATCGCTCGCAGAGACCAATATCTTCCTGAAGAACGCGAGCGCCTGCAGTCCACGGAAATGACGGTGTTCGGCGTCGCTGAGCTTCTCTCGCGATGGTCTGACGGCAAAGTGTTCGTACCCGCCAGTTCCGGCTACGCGGAAGAAACTTTCTCGCGGTTCTTCGCGCCGGGTCAAGGCACGCGGTTCTTCAACGGGGCGTCGCTTGGATCTATGGGTTTGGGATTGGCACACTCCATCGGCGCTTCGTTCGGCTCGCCGCGACGCGTGATCGGACTCGAAGCCGATGGCGGCCTGATGCTCAACGTCCAAGAACTCGCGACGTTGTCTCACTACGCTCCGAAGGGCCACGTTCTCTTCGTGTTGAACAACGGCGGCTATGAATCCATTCGCGCTTCGCAGAGCCGCTATTTTGGCGCGGTGAGTGGCGTTGATGGCGAAACGGGGCTGTTCATTCCTGACCTCGCGAAGATCGCCGAAGCCTTCCAACTCCGCTATTTGCGCGTAGATTCCCTCGCTGCACTCGACGAGTTGCTTCCGAAGCTCGACCCGAATGATCCGCCCATACTGGTTGACCTCTGCGTTGCGCGCTTCGAAAATCGTGGGCCTTCGGTAAAGACCAAGATCGGCGAGGACGGGAAGCCCTACACCACGCCGTTAGCGGAGCTATCGTGGTAA
- a CDS encoding FkbM family methyltransferase, which yields MLGTSMQWLKTRLVKRGPDSKLVQTALRTHARKHGYQVAFADGTIEISKQARTLIVSKSTFVQVPILLECFDLFFDCVEGRSENGSLVLDFSKPAKHRYRKDGAEFYFPSLPEEDVMGAYTEGYTPQPGDVVWDAGAHAGATSYYLAKMVGPTGKVYGFEPDANNYSYLLKNIELHSAQNIIPVKKALSGTTGTARFCMDGTMCAGITDYLVYSEEAKFETVPTITFADACAELGSVPRYVKMDIEGAEVATIESARGFLKEHPIHFAIESYHRVDGEFTYKPLERIFAEIGYRVWSSDKFGQMFTWAAPKE from the coding sequence ATGCTCGGCACATCGATGCAGTGGTTGAAAACCCGCCTGGTGAAGCGCGGACCCGATAGCAAGCTGGTTCAAACCGCGCTCCGTACCCATGCACGCAAACACGGATACCAGGTCGCATTTGCCGATGGGACGATCGAGATTAGTAAGCAGGCCCGCACGCTGATCGTGAGCAAGTCTACTTTCGTCCAGGTACCGATCCTGCTGGAATGCTTCGATCTCTTTTTCGATTGCGTGGAAGGGCGATCGGAAAACGGCTCCCTAGTTCTCGACTTCTCTAAGCCAGCCAAGCATCGTTACCGCAAAGACGGCGCCGAGTTCTACTTCCCTTCTCTCCCCGAAGAAGACGTGATGGGCGCGTATACCGAAGGCTACACGCCGCAACCCGGTGATGTTGTTTGGGACGCCGGTGCACACGCGGGCGCGACCTCGTATTACCTGGCGAAAATGGTTGGCCCGACCGGCAAGGTCTATGGCTTCGAGCCTGACGCCAATAACTACAGCTATCTTCTGAAGAACATCGAATTGCACAGCGCGCAGAACATCATTCCGGTGAAGAAAGCGTTGTCCGGAACCACGGGAACAGCGCGCTTCTGCATGGACGGCACGATGTGCGCCGGCATTACCGACTACCTCGTCTATTCCGAGGAAGCGAAGTTTGAGACGGTTCCTACCATCACCTTCGCCGACGCGTGCGCCGAGCTAGGTTCGGTCCCGCGCTACGTGAAAATGGACATTGAAGGCGCAGAAGTAGCGACGATCGAGAGCGCGCGTGGGTTTCTGAAGGAACATCCAATTCATTTCGCGATTGAGAGCTATCACCGCGTGGATGGCGAGTTCACCTACAAACCGCTGGAACGTATTTTCGCCGAGATCGGATATCGCGTTTGGTCGAGCGACAAGTTCGGGCAGATGTTCACCTGGGCCGCTCCCAAAGAATAA
- a CDS encoding FkbM family methyltransferase has product MTEEMRDPGEELERLLAEGVAGAKLREATSFDELAGKDRTDLLLFGAGGHGRYTASGLRNAGIEPICFIDNNAALWGQRVEGVPVLSPAEGIRRYGSTAVFVVTVWRGEGTEKTAARIAHLQSQGCKTVVPFLPLFWKYAEHLLPRYALDLPHRAHEQAGAIRKAFGLMADDLSRREFVAQLRWRLFGDSESLPDPVVPIYFREELFSITDHEDFVDCGAYDGDTLAQFLAESRNRISSAWLFEPDPANCDKLMARVATLPDEVRPRIRCYNAATGETNVRVRMMTGAGVASSVGAGDLEVECVTLDSVLGDAPVSYLKLDVEGFELPTLRGAAQSIRRNKPILAMSAYHRQDDIWVLPLYIHELDPEYKLYLRPHLLEGWDLVLYAVPPSRSLP; this is encoded by the coding sequence TTGACCGAAGAAATGCGCGATCCTGGGGAAGAATTAGAGCGTCTGCTCGCCGAAGGCGTAGCTGGTGCAAAGCTGCGGGAAGCCACGTCGTTCGACGAATTGGCGGGCAAGGACCGCACCGATCTCCTGCTCTTTGGCGCCGGTGGACATGGCCGCTATACCGCCTCTGGGCTGCGAAATGCCGGTATCGAGCCGATCTGCTTCATCGACAACAACGCCGCACTTTGGGGGCAGCGGGTCGAGGGCGTTCCGGTCCTGAGCCCTGCCGAAGGCATTCGGCGATACGGTTCGACCGCAGTGTTTGTCGTCACCGTGTGGCGAGGCGAGGGTACTGAGAAGACGGCGGCGCGCATCGCGCATCTGCAATCGCAAGGCTGCAAGACCGTTGTGCCATTCCTTCCACTCTTCTGGAAGTACGCGGAACACCTGCTTCCGCGCTACGCGCTGGATTTGCCTCATCGTGCGCACGAGCAGGCCGGCGCCATTCGCAAGGCGTTCGGGTTGATGGCGGATGATCTATCGCGACGCGAGTTTGTCGCGCAACTACGCTGGCGGCTCTTCGGCGATTCCGAATCTCTGCCAGACCCGGTAGTGCCGATCTATTTCCGCGAAGAGCTCTTCTCCATCACCGATCACGAGGACTTCGTCGATTGCGGAGCATACGATGGCGACACGCTCGCCCAGTTTCTTGCCGAGTCGCGCAATCGCATCTCAAGCGCCTGGCTGTTTGAACCGGACCCGGCGAATTGCGACAAACTGATGGCTCGCGTGGCGACCTTACCGGACGAAGTGCGGCCAAGGATTCGCTGCTATAACGCTGCGACCGGAGAGACGAACGTGCGCGTGCGGATGATGACTGGTGCGGGAGTGGCTTCCAGCGTGGGCGCGGGCGATCTCGAGGTGGAGTGCGTGACCTTGGATTCCGTCTTGGGCGATGCGCCCGTGAGCTACCTTAAGCTCGACGTCGAGGGATTCGAGTTGCCGACGCTGCGCGGCGCGGCGCAGTCCATCCGCCGGAACAAACCGATTCTTGCAATGTCCGCTTATCATCGGCAGGACGACATCTGGGTGCTGCCGCTCTACATCCACGAGTTGGATCCGGAGTACAAACTCTACTTGCGACCGCATCTTTTGGAAGGTTGGGACCTGGTGCTGTACGCGGTTCCGCCGTCGCGCAGCCTGCCGTAA
- a CDS encoding SDR family oxidoreductase gives MNDPFNLSGRVAVITGGAGLLGFQHASAIASAGGTPVLVDIDAARAEAKAAEIGQQFGVPAAGFACDITQPEKVSQLLDTVLARFGRVDILINNAANNPRVEASAEVNFSRLENFPLAQWEADIAVGVTGAFLCCKTFGTHMAKSGGGVILNVASDLAIIGPDQRIYRQPGTAEHMQPVKPITYSVVKSALIGLTRYLATYWADKHVRVNAISPGGVANNQPEDFVERLTNLIPMGRMANVDEYRGAILFLCSDASSYMTGANLVVDGGRTCW, from the coding sequence GTGAACGATCCATTTAATCTCAGCGGGCGAGTGGCCGTGATTACGGGTGGCGCCGGTCTGCTTGGCTTTCAACACGCGTCGGCAATTGCAAGCGCGGGAGGCACTCCGGTGCTGGTGGACATTGATGCGGCGCGGGCGGAAGCGAAGGCCGCGGAGATCGGCCAGCAGTTTGGCGTTCCGGCCGCTGGGTTCGCTTGCGACATCACCCAGCCCGAGAAGGTATCGCAGTTGTTGGACACAGTGTTGGCGCGTTTCGGCCGCGTCGACATCTTGATCAACAACGCTGCTAACAATCCGCGCGTGGAGGCCAGCGCCGAGGTCAACTTCTCGCGTCTCGAGAATTTTCCGCTTGCCCAGTGGGAGGCAGATATCGCTGTCGGCGTCACCGGGGCATTTCTGTGCTGCAAGACATTCGGTACCCACATGGCGAAGTCGGGGGGTGGCGTGATCCTGAACGTGGCGTCCGACCTTGCGATCATCGGTCCCGACCAGCGCATCTATCGCCAACCGGGCACCGCCGAACACATGCAACCGGTGAAGCCGATTACGTACTCGGTGGTGAAGTCGGCGTTGATTGGACTGACGCGCTATCTCGCGACTTATTGGGCGGACAAACACGTGCGCGTAAATGCGATTTCGCCAGGCGGCGTTGCCAATAATCAGCCGGAAGACTTCGTCGAGCGACTGACGAATCTCATTCCGATGGGGCGCATGGCCAACGTGGATGAATATCGCGGGGCGATTCTGTTCCTTTGCTCCGATGCCTCTTCATACATGACGGGCGCGAATCTGGTCGTTGATGGCGGCCGAACCTGCTGGTAG
- a CDS encoding Gfo/Idh/MocA family protein: MKVLMVGLGGVGQRHLRNLRTILGDKAEVLAYRVRRDTAVVTPTLQLDNDRNVEQEYGVRVFGDLTQALAEKPNIAVIANPSSLHIPIALECARVGCDLFIEKPLSHTMDGVDGLLAEVQQRGLVVMVGYQLRFHPCFLRVQEVVQQKLLGNLLAVRATVGEYLPGWHKYEDYRQGYAARADLGGGVVLSQIHEFDYLSALFGKAKRIYAVGGHFSNLEVDVEDVASTLMECSVDGRPLAVQLHQDYLQRPPSRNCEVIGDQGKAVLDFPTLSVSRYDTKGELVERAQWEGFDRNQLFISEMRHFLDCVKSRKQPVTDLHDGVWSLKLALAVKQSIQTQKIVELS, from the coding sequence GTGAAGGTCCTGATGGTCGGCCTCGGCGGGGTAGGGCAGCGCCACCTGCGCAATCTGCGCACGATCCTCGGAGACAAGGCGGAGGTTTTGGCCTACCGCGTCCGGCGCGATACTGCCGTGGTGACGCCAACGTTGCAGTTGGACAATGATCGCAACGTCGAGCAAGAGTACGGCGTGCGTGTGTTTGGCGATCTCACGCAGGCATTAGCGGAGAAGCCGAACATCGCGGTCATCGCCAATCCCAGCAGCTTGCATATCCCGATTGCCCTGGAGTGCGCGCGTGTAGGCTGTGACTTGTTCATCGAGAAGCCGCTCTCACACACCATGGATGGCGTCGACGGACTGCTAGCCGAGGTGCAACAGCGCGGGTTGGTCGTGATGGTCGGCTACCAACTCCGGTTCCACCCGTGCTTCTTACGCGTGCAAGAAGTCGTTCAGCAGAAACTGCTGGGGAATCTCCTCGCGGTGCGAGCCACGGTCGGAGAGTATCTGCCCGGATGGCACAAGTACGAGGACTACCGCCAGGGATACGCTGCGCGCGCCGATCTCGGCGGTGGCGTAGTGCTTTCGCAGATTCACGAGTTCGATTATTTGTCCGCACTGTTTGGAAAAGCCAAGCGCATCTACGCGGTTGGTGGGCACTTCAGCAACTTGGAAGTGGACGTCGAAGATGTTGCGAGCACTCTGATGGAATGCAGTGTTGACGGTCGTCCGCTCGCGGTCCAGCTTCACCAGGATTACCTGCAGCGTCCGCCGAGCCGAAATTGCGAAGTGATCGGCGATCAAGGGAAAGCAGTGCTCGATTTCCCGACGCTCTCAGTATCGCGTTACGACACGAAAGGCGAACTCGTGGAGCGCGCGCAATGGGAAGGCTTTGATCGGAACCAGCTTTTTATTTCCGAGATGCGACACTTCCTCGATTGCGTAAAATCGCGCAAGCAACCTGTAACGGATTTGCACGATGGAGTGTGGAGCTTAAAGCTCGCACTCGCTGTGAAGCAGTCGATCCAGACGCAAAAGATTGTCGAACTTTCGTGA
- a CDS encoding sugar phosphate isomerase/epimerase family protein, protein MSKLGIMQGRLVPPEPGRFQSFPRARWADEFANAAAVPIDYIEWIVDHYGDDVNPLRAEKGIEHLQRLMDSTGVAIRAICADYFMDFPFVRCTAQERAERLAQLQQILKNGRKVGVLRVVIPFVDISAIKTDDDFRDVVNAMRSALPYAEETGLELHLETSLGPADFKRLLDELPHPLLKANYDSGNSSSLGYNPADEFGAYGDRVGSVHIKDRVKGGSTVPLGTGDADFPTLFRELERVRYAGDFTLQVARGEPDNEVEWTKSNVAFVRKYLNTIGSGEAA, encoded by the coding sequence TTGTCGAAGCTGGGCATCATGCAGGGACGACTAGTGCCACCGGAACCGGGCCGGTTCCAGAGTTTTCCGCGCGCGCGCTGGGCAGATGAATTCGCCAACGCCGCGGCCGTCCCGATCGACTACATCGAATGGATCGTCGACCACTATGGCGACGACGTCAACCCGCTGCGCGCCGAAAAGGGCATCGAACATCTCCAGCGCTTGATGGACTCAACCGGCGTCGCAATCCGTGCCATCTGCGCCGACTACTTCATGGACTTCCCATTCGTCCGTTGCACGGCACAGGAGCGCGCCGAACGATTGGCGCAATTGCAACAGATTCTGAAGAATGGTCGTAAAGTCGGCGTTCTTCGCGTGGTAATCCCGTTCGTAGATATCTCCGCCATCAAAACCGATGACGACTTTCGAGACGTAGTGAACGCCATGCGCTCAGCTCTTCCGTATGCAGAAGAGACCGGACTCGAGTTGCACCTCGAGACCTCGCTGGGCCCGGCCGACTTCAAGCGCCTGTTGGATGAGCTACCGCACCCGCTTCTGAAAGCGAATTACGACTCAGGCAACAGCTCCTCGCTTGGCTACAATCCCGCCGACGAATTCGGTGCTTACGGCGACCGCGTCGGAAGTGTCCACATCAAGGACCGCGTAAAAGGTGGATCCACCGTTCCCCTGGGTACCGGGGACGCGGACTTTCCCACGCTCTTCCGCGAACTGGAACGGGTTCGATACGCCGGCGACTTCACCCTGCAAGTTGCGCGTGGCGAGCCGGACAATGAAGTCGAATGGACGAAGAGCAATGTCGCCTTCGTTCGGAAGTATCTGAATACGATTGGTTCCGGGGAGGCCGCGTGA